One part of the Lapillicoccus jejuensis genome encodes these proteins:
- a CDS encoding DUF2000 domain-containing protein, with protein sequence MPDLTDLVPDDVADAAPVRFPTKIAVVLATDLAPWQSLNVTAFTVSAVAAADPTLIGEPYADADGTSYLPMVGQPILLFEADGARLRQVHAAGLARGFAMAVYTRELFSTGNDRDNRAAVAAVRRDDLDLVGLALRGPRNAVDKVTKGLALHR encoded by the coding sequence GTGCCCGACCTCACCGACCTGGTCCCCGACGACGTCGCCGACGCCGCTCCCGTCCGCTTCCCGACGAAGATCGCCGTCGTCCTCGCCACCGACCTCGCCCCGTGGCAGTCGCTCAACGTCACGGCCTTCACCGTGTCCGCCGTGGCGGCCGCCGACCCCACGCTCATCGGCGAGCCCTACGCCGACGCGGACGGGACGTCGTACCTGCCGATGGTCGGCCAGCCGATCCTGCTCTTCGAGGCGGACGGCGCGCGGCTGCGGCAGGTGCACGCGGCGGGCCTGGCCCGTGGGTTCGCGATGGCGGTCTACACCCGCGAGCTCTTCTCCACCGGCAACGACCGCGACAACCGCGCGGCCGTGGCGGCGGTGCGCCGCGACGACCTCGACCTCGTCGGGCTCGCGCTGCGCGGTCCGCGCAACGCCGTCGACAAGGTGACCAAGGGCCTCGCGCTGCACCGCTGA
- a CDS encoding DUF6986 family protein, with product MDTHPPTPPAVPSAAPAHVQDLAARLDAELAAADARVAARYPGDPGTRQPVHTLYVPADRVDAGLVPRYGAAALEVLARYLPDAAALADVVGTTPDVADAVLPLVRAKLEREPVEDLRVDLEDGYGTRPDAEEDAAAVGAVRALLAAATGGTGTPYGGVRVKSLEQATRHRGLRTLDLVLGELARAGAAGGCGGRRLPHGFVVTLPKVTAVEQVAAMVTACEVLEERHGLAPGEVRFEIQVETPQSVVTADGVGAVPLMIAAARGRCIGLHYGTYDYSASLGIAAAQQSLEHPVADHAKAVLQVAAAGTGVRLSDGSTNVLPVGDDAAVLAALRQHARLVRRGLERGFMQGWDLHPAQLPTRYAATFAFYREGLPDAAARLRAWAGEASGTGVLDEPATVRALAWYVVRGLDCGAVRPEEPAAWGTDEATLRALAHPRGR from the coding sequence ATGGACACCCACCCGCCCACGCCGCCCGCCGTCCCGTCCGCCGCGCCCGCGCACGTGCAGGACCTCGCCGCCCGCCTCGACGCCGAGCTGGCCGCCGCCGACGCGCGGGTCGCCGCGCGCTACCCGGGCGACCCGGGGACGCGTCAGCCCGTGCACACCCTCTACGTGCCGGCCGACCGCGTCGACGCCGGCCTCGTACCCCGGTACGGCGCCGCGGCCCTCGAGGTCCTCGCCCGGTACCTGCCCGACGCGGCCGCGCTGGCCGACGTCGTCGGCACGACGCCGGACGTGGCCGACGCGGTGCTGCCGCTCGTGCGGGCCAAGCTCGAGCGCGAGCCGGTGGAGGACCTGCGGGTCGACCTCGAGGACGGGTACGGGACCCGCCCGGACGCCGAGGAGGACGCGGCCGCGGTCGGCGCGGTGCGGGCGCTGCTGGCCGCCGCGACGGGGGGCACCGGGACGCCGTACGGCGGCGTGCGGGTCAAGTCGCTCGAGCAGGCGACCCGGCACCGCGGCCTGCGCACCCTCGACCTCGTCCTCGGCGAGCTGGCCCGGGCCGGGGCGGCCGGGGGGTGCGGCGGGCGGCGGCTGCCGCACGGGTTCGTCGTCACGCTGCCCAAGGTCACCGCGGTCGAGCAGGTCGCGGCCATGGTCACCGCGTGCGAGGTGCTCGAGGAGCGGCACGGGCTGGCGCCGGGGGAGGTCCGCTTCGAGATCCAGGTGGAGACGCCGCAGTCGGTCGTCACCGCCGACGGGGTCGGCGCGGTCCCGCTGATGATCGCCGCGGCGCGCGGACGGTGCATCGGCCTGCACTACGGGACCTACGACTACTCGGCGTCGCTCGGCATCGCCGCGGCCCAGCAGAGCCTCGAGCACCCGGTCGCCGACCACGCCAAGGCGGTGCTGCAGGTGGCCGCGGCGGGCACCGGGGTGCGGCTCTCCGACGGGTCGACCAACGTCCTGCCGGTGGGCGACGACGCGGCGGTGCTCGCCGCGCTGCGGCAGCACGCCCGGCTGGTCCGGCGGGGGCTGGAGCGCGGGTTCATGCAGGGCTGGGACCTGCACCCGGCGCAGCTGCCGACGCGGTACGCCGCGACCTTCGCCTTCTACCGCGAGGGCCTGCCCGACGCGGCCGCGCGGCTGCGGGCCTGGGCGGGGGAGGCGTCCGGCACCGGGGTGCTCGACGAGCCGGCGACCGTGCGCGCCCTGGCCTGGTACGTCGTCCGCGGGCTCGACTGCGGCGCGGTCCGCCCCGAGGAGCCGGCCGCCTGGGGCACGGACGAGGCGACGCTGCGCGCGCTGGCCCACCCGCGGGGGCGCTGA
- a CDS encoding IclR family transcriptional regulator, translating into MAEEPGRRRSGVQSLGRAFDVLERLADAGGTASLTRLAADSGLPLPTIHRLVRTLVDLGYVRQERSREYSLGPRLVRLGEASARALRSGAQPLLVGLADALGESANLAVLDGDEVAYVAHAPSRRSMRMFTEVGRRVLPHCTAVGKAMLADEDEQRVRALLARTGMPAATERTATDPDAFVAELARVRERGWALDDGEQEPGVRCVAVTVPGASTPLAMSVSGPTDRMGPDTVERVVPLLQDAADRLARALDPGQESARQTARQTAQETAQETAQETAQKNPSGSGE; encoded by the coding sequence ATGGCGGAGGAGCCCGGACGTCGCCGCAGCGGCGTGCAGAGCCTGGGTCGCGCCTTCGACGTGCTCGAGCGGCTCGCCGACGCGGGTGGTACGGCGAGCCTGACCCGGCTCGCGGCCGACTCCGGTCTGCCGCTGCCGACGATCCACCGGCTGGTGCGCACGCTCGTCGACCTCGGGTACGTGCGCCAGGAGCGCAGCCGGGAGTACAGCCTGGGGCCGCGGCTCGTGCGGCTCGGCGAGGCCAGCGCCCGCGCGCTGCGGTCCGGCGCGCAGCCGCTGCTCGTCGGGCTCGCCGACGCCCTCGGCGAGTCGGCCAACCTCGCCGTCCTCGACGGCGACGAGGTCGCCTACGTGGCGCACGCGCCGTCGCGGCGGTCGATGCGGATGTTCACCGAGGTGGGGCGGCGGGTCCTGCCGCACTGCACCGCCGTCGGCAAGGCGATGCTCGCCGACGAGGACGAGCAGCGCGTGCGGGCCCTGCTGGCGCGGACCGGGATGCCGGCCGCGACGGAGCGGACGGCCACCGACCCGGACGCGTTCGTCGCCGAGCTGGCCCGGGTGCGCGAGCGCGGTTGGGCGCTCGACGACGGCGAGCAGGAGCCCGGCGTGCGGTGCGTCGCCGTCACCGTCCCCGGGGCGAGCACCCCGCTGGCCATGTCGGTGTCCGGGCCCACCGACCGGATGGGCCCGGACACCGTCGAGCGCGTCGTCCCCCTGCTCCAGGACGCGGCGGACCGGCTGGCGCGCGCGCTCGACCCGGGCCAGGAGTCGGCCCGGCAGACGGCTCGGCAGACGGCTCAGGAGACGGCTCAGGAGACGGCTCAGGAGACGGCTCAGAAGAACCCGAGCGGCTCCGGCGAGTAG
- a CDS encoding helix-turn-helix transcriptional regulator, protein MSRDVVRAWRPAAVPGVTEVLHARFVRHAYPAHTHAAWTLLLVDTGGVLYDLERAHHDADRRAVTLLPPGVPHDGRAATGDGFRKRVVYLEDGWLPRAALGVAVRRPALADRGLVTAVDALHAALGAGDDLEAETRLALVRDRVVALVPSSAGGADDGPRARPGRPGRPGGPDRRTVAVARERLDAGIRAAPTLTDLAAELDVAATSLVRAFAREVGVAPHRYLVGRRVDAARRLLLEGVPPAQVAAETGFHDQSHLTRHFRRVLGVTPGAYARSATVRPG, encoded by the coding sequence ATGTCGCGGGACGTCGTCCGGGCGTGGCGGCCGGCCGCGGTGCCCGGCGTCACCGAGGTGCTGCACGCCCGGTTCGTGCGGCACGCCTACCCGGCGCACACCCACGCGGCGTGGACGCTGCTGCTCGTCGACACGGGCGGGGTGCTCTACGACCTCGAGCGCGCGCACCACGACGCCGACCGCCGGGCCGTCACCCTCCTCCCGCCGGGGGTGCCGCACGACGGGCGGGCGGCGACCGGCGACGGGTTCCGCAAGCGGGTGGTCTACCTCGAGGACGGGTGGCTGCCGCGGGCGGCGCTGGGGGTCGCCGTACGCCGCCCCGCCCTCGCCGACCGCGGGCTGGTCACCGCGGTCGACGCGCTGCACGCGGCGCTGGGCGCCGGCGACGACCTCGAGGCGGAGACCCGGCTCGCCCTCGTGCGCGACCGGGTCGTCGCGCTGGTGCCGTCCTCGGCGGGCGGGGCCGACGACGGCCCGAGGGCCCGCCCGGGGCGCCCGGGGCGCCCGGGCGGCCCCGACCGGCGGACGGTGGCGGTCGCGCGCGAGCGGCTCGACGCCGGGATCCGCGCGGCGCCGACGCTGACCGACCTCGCGGCCGAGCTCGACGTCGCGGCGACGTCGCTCGTCCGGGCGTTCGCGCGGGAGGTGGGCGTGGCGCCGCACCGCTACCTCGTCGGCCGGCGCGTCGACGCCGCCCGGCGGCTCCTCCTCGAGGGTGTGCCGCCGGCGCAGGTCGCGGCCGAGACCGGGTTCCACGACCAATCCCACCTCACCCGGCACTTCCGGCGGGTGCTCGGGGTGACGCCGGGCGCCTACGCGCGCTCGGCGACGGTGCGCCCGGGCTGA
- the allB gene encoding allantoinase AllB → MSDLVLRARRVVTPRGERAATVVVEDGRITALLPYDAPPPDVAGPPVELADDEVLLPGLVDTHVHVNEPGRTPWEGFTTATRAAARGGVTTIVDMPLNSIPPTTTLAGLRAKQEATTGQTWVDVGFWGGAVPGTTADLGPLHEAGVFGFKCFLLPSGVDEFPPLDASGLATALAEVAQLGSLMVVHAEDHDAIEHAPAPSGPQYAGFLRSRPRDAEDLAIRRLVDLARATGARVHVLHLSSSDALPIVRAAKAEGLALTAETCPHYLTFSAEEVPAGATQFKCCPPIREAGNRESLWAGLADGTVDLVVTDHSPCTPDLKHLDTGDFGTAWGGIASLQLGLAAVWTGARARGHSLTDVVRWMAQAPAQQAGLLRKGAVEVGRDADLVVLAPDETFVVDPARLEHRNKVTAYAGRELTGVVRRTYLAGREVDLDAPPRGRLLRRGD, encoded by the coding sequence GTGAGCGACCTCGTCCTGCGCGCCCGCCGCGTCGTCACCCCGCGGGGGGAGCGCGCGGCCACGGTCGTCGTCGAGGACGGCCGGATCACCGCCCTCCTGCCGTACGACGCCCCGCCGCCGGACGTCGCCGGCCCGCCCGTCGAGCTCGCCGACGACGAGGTCCTGCTGCCCGGGCTGGTCGACACCCACGTCCACGTCAACGAACCCGGCCGCACCCCGTGGGAGGGCTTCACGACGGCGACCCGGGCGGCGGCGCGCGGCGGCGTCACGACGATCGTCGACATGCCGCTCAACAGCATCCCGCCCACGACCACCCTCGCCGGGCTGCGGGCCAAGCAGGAGGCGACGACCGGCCAGACCTGGGTCGACGTCGGCTTCTGGGGCGGGGCGGTCCCGGGCACCACCGCCGACCTCGGACCGCTGCACGAGGCGGGCGTGTTCGGCTTCAAGTGCTTCCTGCTGCCCTCGGGCGTGGACGAGTTCCCGCCCCTCGACGCGTCGGGGCTGGCCACCGCGCTGGCCGAGGTGGCGCAGCTCGGGTCGCTCATGGTCGTCCACGCCGAGGACCACGACGCCATCGAGCACGCGCCGGCGCCGTCCGGGCCGCAGTACGCCGGCTTCCTGCGCTCGCGCCCGCGCGACGCCGAGGACCTCGCGATCCGGCGGCTGGTCGACCTCGCGCGCGCCACCGGAGCCCGGGTCCACGTGCTGCACCTCAGCAGCAGCGACGCGCTGCCGATCGTGCGCGCCGCCAAGGCCGAGGGGCTCGCCCTCACCGCCGAGACCTGCCCGCACTACCTGACCTTCAGCGCCGAGGAGGTGCCGGCCGGGGCGACGCAGTTCAAGTGCTGCCCGCCGATCCGCGAGGCCGGCAACCGCGAGTCCCTGTGGGCCGGGCTCGCCGACGGGACGGTCGACCTCGTCGTCACCGACCACTCGCCGTGCACCCCCGACCTCAAGCACCTCGACACCGGCGACTTCGGCACCGCGTGGGGCGGGATCGCCTCGCTGCAGCTGGGGCTGGCGGCGGTGTGGACCGGCGCGCGGGCCCGCGGGCACTCGCTCACCGACGTCGTGCGGTGGATGGCGCAGGCCCCGGCGCAGCAGGCGGGTCTCCTTCGCAAGGGCGCCGTCGAGGTGGGCCGCGACGCCGACCTCGTCGTCCTCGCGCCCGACGAGACGTTCGTCGTCGACCCGGCCCGGCTCGAGCACCGCAACAAGGTGACGGCGTACGCCGGCCGCGAGCTCACCGGCGTCGTGCGCCGGACCTACCTGGCCGGCCGAGAGGTCGACCTCGACGCGCCCCCGCGCGGGCGCCTGCTGAGGAGAGGCGACTGA
- a CDS encoding glycerate kinase, which translates to MGADVRPAAEAAGRAPLRVLLAPDKFKGTLTAAQVCAAVAAGVAEAADRAGVPVVVTTVPVADGGDGTLVAAVASGFEAVPARATGPDGAPRAAAWARRGDEAVVELAAVSGLALLPRDGLRPLTSTSRGTGELVRAALDAGCRRVVLGIGGSASTDGGAGLVSALGARVLGPDGAPVADGGAALQDAVRLDLSGRHPALAEADLVVACDVDRPLTGPTGAAAVFGPQKGAGAADVAVLDAALGHWADLVADATGGPDHRDDPGAGAAGGVGFGAVAVLGARLAPGAPLLLALTGLDAALAPLGPDDLVVTGEGSLDAQTLHGKAPAGVAAAARAHGVPVVAVCGRLALDRAGLDEAGLAAAYALTDLTRDEATLYGDPEPLLTELGRRLLRDHLGRRPYGDLS; encoded by the coding sequence GTGGGCGCCGACGTCCGTCCCGCCGCAGAGGCCGCGGGTCGGGCGCCGCTGCGGGTGCTCCTCGCCCCGGACAAGTTCAAGGGGACGCTGACCGCCGCGCAGGTCTGCGCGGCGGTCGCGGCCGGCGTCGCCGAGGCGGCCGACCGGGCCGGCGTCCCGGTCGTCGTCACCACCGTCCCGGTGGCCGACGGCGGGGACGGGACGCTGGTCGCCGCGGTCGCCTCGGGGTTCGAGGCGGTGCCGGCGAGGGCGACCGGCCCGGACGGCGCGCCGCGGGCGGCCGCGTGGGCCCGGCGCGGTGACGAGGCCGTCGTCGAGCTCGCCGCCGTCTCGGGGCTGGCCCTGCTCCCGCGCGACGGCCTGCGGCCGCTGACCTCGACGAGCCGGGGCACCGGCGAGCTGGTCCGGGCCGCGCTCGACGCCGGCTGCCGCCGGGTCGTCCTCGGCATCGGCGGCAGCGCGAGCACGGACGGCGGCGCCGGTCTCGTGTCCGCGCTGGGGGCCCGGGTGCTCGGCCCCGACGGCGCGCCGGTGGCCGACGGCGGCGCGGCGCTGCAGGACGCCGTACGCCTCGACCTGTCCGGGCGGCACCCGGCCCTCGCCGAGGCCGACCTCGTCGTCGCCTGCGACGTCGACCGGCCGCTCACCGGGCCGACCGGCGCGGCCGCCGTCTTCGGCCCGCAGAAGGGCGCCGGTGCGGCCGACGTCGCGGTCCTCGACGCGGCGCTGGGGCACTGGGCCGACCTCGTCGCCGACGCGACCGGCGGCCCGGACCACCGCGACGACCCCGGCGCGGGGGCCGCGGGCGGCGTCGGGTTCGGCGCGGTCGCCGTCCTCGGCGCCCGGCTCGCGCCCGGCGCCCCGCTGCTGCTCGCCCTGACCGGCCTCGACGCGGCCCTGGCCCCGCTCGGCCCCGACGACCTCGTCGTCACGGGGGAGGGGTCGCTCGACGCGCAGACGCTGCACGGCAAGGCGCCCGCCGGGGTCGCCGCCGCGGCGCGGGCGCACGGCGTGCCGGTCGTCGCGGTGTGCGGGCGGCTGGCCCTCGACCGGGCCGGGCTGGACGAGGCGGGGCTCGCCGCGGCCTACGCCCTCACCGACCTCACCCGGGACGAGGCGACCCTGTACGGCGACCCGGAACCGCTGCTCACCGAGCTCGGCCGACGGCTCCTGCGTGACCACCTCGGCCGCCGGCCGTACGGTGACCTCTCGTGA
- a CDS encoding FUSC family protein, with protein MSTPVRTRSRDLLVSGRGRLAVEVRDLRDRVVASDPGLAHLRRGIGAVVAVGTTAAVEALVVRVIGAPSRSALLAIMLGAVIAMTLATSVRENDRRVAGVTIALGAVAAAVGATVGVVTAQVHVVGLVAFTIVSFVAVWMRRFGPRWFALGFVGWQAFFFSLFLDPPVAALPLMGISVLVATAWVALLMATVLHIDPAGELRATVTALRARARAAVSAAIEVLDDPDDLGAVRAMRGQLIGLSEVSLLLDGQLSRPHALPAGLSAGFVRRWVVDVEIGMDELCGAVLELARARGEGEPPPEPVLREVREVLASLGWEEGRRALGLAQRLRTTTYGGVAAARRVGAASVLLLETVDQWDHPALRGDASDEVLDDADDAEDADDGGDAPRGADDRDGGEGGDDHDTTRTRGRGRYRGRHEAPRPAGRTRPGTAEPEFEPVVTLFSGNLPGTAPLAERTHESEGVSRWSPSRWRLTTRQAVQAAVAAGLSIVLGELISPQRYYWAVIASFIAFTGTATTSETIRKSIGRIVGTLAGLVAAVGLAALSSGSSTLSFGLLLVCVFLAFYLQTLSNTALTFFITLMLGQLYALLHTFSDQLLLLRLAETAVGAVVGIGVSLVVLPSGSRATLKVARQSFLTSLGATLDACADRLAGRADHPDLIALVVQAGADARQVVRTHRALTRGRVFGAGREQLRRRISVLGSADAVARTLAARVEATPLPVEPGHVELAEACRLVADEARRLAALPTLVTGPPRGEHDGQVLARVGALLDAAPPDEATERLRPLVRRLADTLALLVPRTDPVRSGSTAATSGGRAPDPQPGRTVAERA; from the coding sequence GTGAGCACCCCGGTCCGCACCCGATCGCGGGACCTGCTCGTGTCCGGCCGCGGACGGCTCGCGGTCGAGGTCCGCGACCTGCGCGACCGCGTCGTGGCCAGCGACCCCGGGCTGGCCCACCTGCGGCGCGGGATCGGGGCCGTCGTCGCCGTCGGGACGACCGCCGCCGTGGAGGCGCTCGTCGTCCGGGTCATCGGCGCGCCGTCGCGCAGCGCGCTGCTGGCGATCATGCTCGGCGCGGTGATCGCCATGACTCTCGCGACGTCGGTGCGCGAGAACGACCGGCGGGTCGCCGGCGTCACCATCGCCCTCGGCGCCGTCGCGGCGGCCGTCGGCGCCACGGTCGGCGTCGTCACCGCGCAGGTCCACGTCGTCGGCCTGGTCGCCTTCACCATCGTGTCCTTCGTCGCCGTGTGGATGCGGCGCTTCGGTCCGCGGTGGTTCGCCCTCGGCTTCGTCGGGTGGCAGGCCTTCTTCTTCAGCCTCTTCCTCGACCCGCCGGTCGCCGCGCTGCCCCTCATGGGGATCTCGGTGCTCGTCGCGACGGCGTGGGTGGCGCTGCTCATGGCGACGGTGCTGCACATCGACCCGGCGGGGGAGCTGCGGGCGACGGTGACCGCGCTGCGCGCCCGCGCGCGGGCCGCCGTGTCGGCCGCCATCGAGGTCCTCGACGACCCGGACGACCTCGGCGCGGTGCGGGCCATGCGCGGCCAGCTCATCGGCCTGTCCGAGGTCTCGCTGCTCCTCGACGGCCAGCTGAGCCGCCCGCACGCGCTGCCGGCCGGGTTGAGCGCCGGGTTCGTGCGCCGCTGGGTCGTCGACGTCGAGATCGGCATGGACGAGCTGTGCGGCGCCGTCCTCGAGCTGGCGCGGGCGCGGGGCGAGGGCGAGCCACCCCCGGAGCCGGTGCTGCGCGAGGTCCGCGAGGTGCTCGCGTCGCTCGGGTGGGAGGAGGGCCGTCGCGCCCTCGGGCTCGCCCAGCGGCTGCGGACGACGACGTACGGCGGCGTCGCCGCGGCCCGGCGGGTCGGTGCGGCCTCGGTGCTGCTGCTCGAGACCGTCGACCAGTGGGACCACCCGGCGCTGCGGGGGGACGCGAGCGACGAGGTGCTCGACGACGCGGACGACGCGGAGGACGCGGACGACGGCGGCGACGCGCCGCGCGGGGCCGACGACCGCGACGGCGGCGAAGGCGGCGACGACCACGACACCACCCGGACCCGGGGCCGCGGTCGCTACCGGGGACGGCACGAGGCCCCGCGGCCGGCCGGGCGCACCCGCCCCGGCACGGCGGAGCCGGAGTTCGAGCCCGTGGTCACCCTCTTCTCGGGAAACCTTCCTGGGACGGCACCGCTGGCCGAGCGGACGCACGAGAGCGAGGGCGTCAGCCGGTGGTCGCCGTCGCGGTGGCGGCTGACGACGCGGCAGGCGGTGCAGGCGGCCGTGGCCGCGGGACTGTCCATCGTCCTGGGCGAGCTGATCTCCCCCCAGCGCTACTACTGGGCCGTCATCGCCTCCTTCATCGCCTTCACCGGCACGGCGACCACGAGCGAGACGATCCGCAAGAGCATCGGGCGCATCGTCGGCACGCTCGCCGGCCTGGTCGCCGCCGTCGGCCTCGCCGCGCTCAGCTCGGGCAGCAGCACCCTGAGCTTCGGGCTGCTCCTCGTCTGCGTCTTCCTCGCCTTCTACCTCCAGACGCTGAGCAACACCGCGCTGACCTTCTTCATCACCCTGATGCTCGGCCAGCTCTACGCGCTGCTGCACACCTTCAGCGACCAGCTGCTCCTGCTGCGGCTGGCCGAGACCGCCGTCGGCGCCGTCGTCGGCATCGGGGTCTCGCTCGTCGTCCTGCCGTCCGGGTCGCGGGCCACCCTCAAGGTCGCGCGGCAGTCCTTCCTCACCAGCCTCGGCGCCACGCTCGACGCCTGCGCCGACCGGCTCGCCGGGCGGGCCGACCACCCCGACCTCATCGCCCTCGTCGTCCAGGCCGGCGCGGACGCCCGCCAGGTGGTGCGCACCCACCGCGCGCTCACCCGGGGCCGGGTCTTCGGGGCCGGTCGGGAGCAGCTGCGCCGGCGGATCTCCGTCCTCGGCTCGGCCGACGCCGTCGCCCGCACCCTGGCCGCACGGGTCGAGGCGACGCCCCTGCCGGTCGAGCCCGGCCACGTCGAGCTCGCCGAGGCCTGCCGCCTCGTCGCCGACGAGGCGCGCCGTCTCGCCGCGCTGCCCACCCTCGTCACGGGTCCGCCCCGCGGGGAGCACGACGGACAGGTGCTGGCCCGGGTCGGCGCGCTGCTCGACGCGGCCCCACCGGACGAGGCCACGGAGCGGCTGCGCCCGCTCGTGCGGCGGCTCGCCGACACCCTCGCGCTCCTCGTCCCCCGGACCGACCCGGTCCGGTCCGGCTCGACCGCCGCGACGTCCGGCGGTCGGGCGCCCGACCCTCAGCCCGGGCGCACCGTCGCCGAGCGCGCGTAG
- a CDS encoding N-acetylglucosamine-6-phosphate deacetylase, whose amino-acid sequence MSSDATSRPTDDRRTALTGRVVAPEGVVADGVVVVEGERVLWAGAARDLPADLAGGATPDGWAPGRTLLPGLVDTHCHGGAGGEFGPDPEGVRRAARHHRRAGSTTLLASLVSAPRQVLLDGMAACAPLVADGELAGVHLEGPFLSTARRGAQNPAALVDPDPSLVEALVGAARDGGAEGAFRQMTWAPELPGGDVLPRVLAELGVVPALGHTDSDVDTAVAALRTAREVAPYGGRPLVTHVFNGMAPMHHRTPGPVAACLGRAAAGDAVLEVIGDGVHLAAGTVRMLFEVVGPHGLHLVTDAMAASGMPEGDYTLGGQDVVVADGTARLAADGSIAGGVATLLDVLRFAVQQAGVPLVDAVTAASATPAASLGLDGVGRLGPGMAADVLVVDDDLQRVAVMSHGEWVA is encoded by the coding sequence GTGAGCAGCGACGCGACGAGCAGACCGACCGACGACCGCCGTACGGCCCTCACCGGACGGGTGGTCGCCCCCGAGGGGGTGGTCGCCGACGGCGTCGTCGTCGTCGAGGGCGAGCGGGTGCTGTGGGCCGGCGCGGCCCGCGACCTGCCCGCCGACCTCGCCGGCGGGGCCACCCCGGACGGCTGGGCGCCGGGGCGCACCCTGCTCCCCGGGCTCGTCGACACCCACTGCCACGGCGGCGCGGGGGGCGAGTTCGGTCCCGACCCCGAGGGCGTACGACGCGCCGCCCGCCACCACCGCAGGGCCGGTTCGACGACCCTGCTGGCCAGCCTCGTCTCCGCGCCGCGGCAGGTGCTCCTCGACGGGATGGCCGCCTGCGCGCCGCTCGTGGCCGACGGCGAGCTCGCCGGCGTCCACCTCGAGGGGCCGTTCCTCTCGACCGCCCGGCGAGGGGCCCAGAACCCGGCGGCGCTCGTCGACCCGGACCCCTCGCTCGTCGAGGCCCTGGTCGGCGCCGCGCGCGACGGCGGGGCCGAGGGGGCCTTCCGGCAGATGACCTGGGCCCCGGAGCTGCCCGGCGGGGACGTCCTGCCGCGCGTCCTCGCCGAGCTCGGCGTCGTGCCGGCGCTCGGGCACACCGACAGCGACGTCGACACCGCCGTGGCCGCGCTGCGGACGGCGCGGGAGGTGGCGCCGTACGGCGGTCGTCCGCTCGTCACCCACGTCTTCAACGGGATGGCGCCGATGCACCACCGCACCCCGGGACCGGTCGCGGCGTGCCTCGGGCGGGCGGCGGCGGGCGACGCGGTGCTCGAGGTCATCGGTGACGGCGTGCACCTGGCGGCGGGCACGGTGCGGATGCTGTTCGAGGTCGTCGGGCCGCACGGGCTGCACCTCGTCACCGACGCGATGGCCGCGAGCGGGATGCCGGAGGGCGACTACACCCTCGGCGGGCAGGACGTCGTCGTCGCCGACGGCACCGCACGGCTCGCCGCGGACGGATCGATCGCCGGTGGGGTCGCGACCCTGCTCGACGTCCTGCGGTTCGCCGTGCAGCAGGCGGGGGTGCCGCTGGTGGACGCGGTGACCGCGGCGTCGGCGACCCCGGCCGCGAGCCTGGGGCTGGACGGGGTCGGCCGCCTCGGGCCGGGGATGGCCGCGGACGTCCTCGTCGTCGACGACGACCTGCAGCGGGTCGCGGTGATGTCGCACGGCGAGTGGGTGGCCTGA